In the Camelus bactrianus isolate YW-2024 breed Bactrian camel chromosome 17, ASM4877302v1, whole genome shotgun sequence genome, one interval contains:
- the TRH gene encoding thyrotropin releasing hormone has protein sequence MPGPWFLLAMALTLTLTGVPSGHAQPEMAQQEAAMAAEHLDLDNLLRQAERFLFLQEDLQRLREDQDQGDSDSESQIFQPDWFSKRQHPGKREEEAEDGVEEEEEEGGAAGPHKRQHPGRREDAAAWLVDVTEQKRQHPGRRSSWLGYTFTKRQHPGRRLVDPKAQRSWEEEEEEEEEAGELMPEKRQHPGKRAPGGPCGPQGSCGQTSLLLGLLDDLSRGQAEEKRQHPGRRAAWAREPLEE, from the exons ATGCCCGGCCCTTGGTTTCTGCTTGCCATGGCtttgaccctgaccctgaccggTGTCCCGAGTGGCCACGCACAGCCAGAGATGGCCCAACAGGAGGCAGCTATGGCTGCCGAGCACCTGGATCTGGACAACCTCCTGCGCCAGGCAGAGCGattcctcttcctccaggaagacctCCAGCGGCTTCGAGAGGACCAGGACCAGGGCGATAGCGACTCAG AGTCCCAGATCTTTCAACCTGACTGGTTCTCGAAGCGTCAGCATCCAGGcaaaagggaggaggaggcagaagacggagttgaagaggaggaggaagaaggaggggcTGCCGGCCCCCACAAGCGGCAGCACCCCGGCCGGCGGGAGGACGCAGCCGCCTGGTTGGTGGATGTAACAGAGCAGAAGCGCCAGCACCCGGGCCGGCGCTCCTCCTGGCTCGGGTACACTTTCACCAAGAGGCAGCACCCAGGCAGACGGCTGGTGGATCCCAAGGCCcagaggagctgggaggaggaagaggaggaagaggaagaggcgGGGGAGCTGATGCCTGAGAAGCGCCAGCATCCCGGGAAGAGGGCCCCAGGAGGCCCATGCGGGCCCCAGGGATCCTGTGGTCAAACCAGCCTTCTGCTGGGCCTCCTGGATGACCTGAGCAGGGGCCAGGCCGAGGAGAAGCGGCAGCACCCTGGGCGGCGAGCGGCCTGGGCCCGGGAGCCCCTGGAGGAGTGA